A DNA window from Aquarana catesbeiana isolate 2022-GZ linkage group LG01, ASM4218655v1, whole genome shotgun sequence contains the following coding sequences:
- the LOC141102909 gene encoding transcription factor Jun-like, whose translation MMMTSTTADHVKMEPPFYHEDTLNLQDFAQISGYSGSSPGEPPTNHQTSGPETAVPYTPEHKLMSANIIIQATHLKKKGLGVVAAASVPPPVIPDGFSEVITRGTDALKLMQTGSGRLSDSAGGSREVVVGNNLSPVPASEGGAIVVAAGNSTASNNTGNTGTDVSLLPSASSAALSLLKLSPPELEHLLIQAAGSGLTATFSNNASLAPNALSQQGTTVPATAVPHPFLYRNQQMITQEQEGFADGFVKALADLHKQNQLLGAPISPSALATCSPPYPSRSLHPAGEVPVYTNLSNFNPTAATTQLSPPLPQPPPPASYTGNSASATPTVQLHFPGLNRLHTVRGPLDEPQTVPDVSQSGASAAGGGDATTPPSLSPIDLETQERIKAERKRLRNRIAASKCRKRKLERIARLEEKVKMLKSQNSDLASTASLLREQVSQLKHKVMSHVTNGCQIAVAKASPGSKADDSSSC comes from the coding sequence ATGATGATGACCAGCACTACCGCCGACCATGTAAAAATGGAGCCCCCATTTTATCATGAGGATACTCTAAATTTGCAAGATTTTGCCCAGATTTCAGGATACAGTGGAAGTTCTCCTGGGGAGCCCCCGACAAATCACCAAACTAGTGGACCAGAAACTGCTGTCCCCTATACTCCAGAACATAAATTGATGAGTGCTAACATAATAATTCAGGCTACACACCTAAAAAAGAAAGGCCTGGGTGTGGTTGCAGCAGCTTCAGTTCCCCCACCTGTCATCCCTGATGGTTTCTCTGAGGTCATAACTCGAGGCACTGATGCACTAAAATTAATGCAAACTGGGAGCGGTAGACTATCCGATTCTGCCGGGGGCAGTCGTGAAGTTGTGGTTGGGAATAACCTCAGTCCAGTACCAGCTTCTGAAGGTGGTGCCATAGTGGTGGCAGCTGGCAACAGTACAGCTAGCAATAACACCGGTAACACTGGAACCGATGTGTCTCTACTTCCCTCAGCTTCTTCTGCTGCATTGAGTTTACTTAAACTTTCTCCACCAGAACTAGAGCACCTTTTAATTCAAGCTGCCGGCTCTGGCCTAACAGCTACATTTAGCAACAATGCCAGTCTTGCTCCTAATGCCCTTTCACAGCAGGGTACAACTGTGCCAGCTACCGCAGTTCCACATCCCTTTCTGTACCGCAACCAACAAATGATCACACAAGAGCAAGAGGGCTTTGCAGATGGCTTTGTTAAAGCATTAGCAGACCTACACAAACAAAATCAGCTCCTGGGAGCACCAATTTCTCCATCTGCTCTTGCCACATGTTCCCCACCTTACCCATCTCGCTCATTGCACCCAGCTGGAGAAGTGCCAGTCTACACCAATCTTAGCAACTTCAACCCTACAGCAGCTACCACGCAGCTTAGTCCTCCACtcccacagccacctcctcctgcATCCTATACTGGTAATTCTGCCAGTGCCACACCCACAGTACAACTTCACTTTCCTGGACTCAATCGCTTACATACAGTAAGAGGTCCTCTGGATGAACCACAAACAGTACCTGATGTATCACAGTCTGGGGCTTCTGCAGCTGGCGGCGGTGATGCAACCACACCACCTTCACTTTCACCAATCGACCTAGAGACTCAAGAGAGGATCAAAGCAGAAAGGAAAAGGTTGAGAAACCGAATTGCTGCCTCTAAGTGCCGGAAGAGGAAACTAGAACGTATTGCACGTCTTGAAGAGAAAGTTAAAATGCTAAAGTCTCAGAACTCTGACTTAGCCTCTACTGCCAGTCTCCTGAGGGAGCAAGTGTCTCAGCTCAAGCATAAAGTCATGAGCCATGTCACTAATGGCTGCCAGATAGCTGTGGCCAAGGCTTCACCTGGTTCAAAAGCTGATGACAGCTCAAGCTGCTGA